The Papio anubis isolate 15944 chromosome 1, Panubis1.0, whole genome shotgun sequence genome window below encodes:
- the LOC108580495 gene encoding cytochrome c oxidase subunit NDUFA4, translating into MLCQIITQSKKHLSLIPLFVFIGAGGTGAALYLSCLALFNPDVSWDRKSNPEPWNKLGPNDQYKFYSVNVDYSKLKKEGPDF; encoded by the coding sequence ATGCTCTGCCAGATCATCACTCAATCCAAGAAGCATCTAAGCTTGATCCCCCTCTTTGTATTTATTGGAGCTGGAGGTACTGGAGCAGCACTGTATCTCTCGTGTCTGGCATTGTTCAATCCAGATGTTAGTTGGGACAGAAAGAGTAACCCAGAGCCCTGGAACAAACTGGGTCCCAATGATCAATACAAGTTCTACTCAGTGAATGTGGATTACagcaaactgaagaaagaagGTCCAGATTTCTAA